A stretch of DNA from Plasmodium brasilianum strain Bolivian I chromosome 3, whole genome shotgun sequence:
actttaaaataaaatagtcataaaattaacaattttattgtaattgttaaaaaaaaaaaaaaaaaaaaagctgaCATGGTCATAATATTTCCTCTCATTTTAACGATTAGCTTTTGCTACTCTTTCAAtttcatccttttttttaatagcaTAAGAACTTGAAGATTCATTTGCACAATGGATAATTTCTTCCGCTAAACATTCTGAAATagatttaatatttctaaaagCAGCATTTCTGGCACCAgtacaaattaaatatattgctTGATTAACTCTTCTTAATGGGGATACATCAACTGCTTGTCTTCTTACAACACCCGCTGAACCAATTCTTGTTGAATCTTCTCTTGGGCCACCTTTTTGTACAGCATTTACAAAAACTTGTATAGGATTTTCTCCAGTcattaaatgaattatttcaAA
This window harbors:
- a CDS encoding 40S ribosomal protein S5 encodes the protein MEATTSDIKLFKKWSYEEINIADLSLVDCIAVSQKACVYTPHTAGRYQKKRFRKALCPIVERLVNSMMMHGRNNGKKLKAIRIVSYAFEIIHLMTGENPIQVFVNAVQKGGPREDSTRIGSAGVVRRQAVDVSPLRRVNQAIYLICTGARNAAFRNIKSISECLAEEIIHCANESSSSYAIKKKDEIERVAKANR